Proteins from a genomic interval of Quercus lobata isolate SW786 chromosome 11, ValleyOak3.0 Primary Assembly, whole genome shotgun sequence:
- the LOC115968452 gene encoding uncharacterized protein LOC115968452: MAAFFATSSPPSLLSFSHSHHHNQSLLLQSWKVGAFRLRWLTPFSSNTLMHWKRRRNLIYAASQGAEEAFKKTVEVDRLIDALRDANPNELQKLVVENVLAFNEGFWIRLAARTDTCKSEDDKKDYEELAISVMSIVDCLVHKTKEKIESSTDVLKEILKPVVDEVEEVRWPPRDPEALVLMEKEISQREQEGQLDEGFLSEVNAQLRQAKEDGDKPGLEAMLQKVLQLYASRVLSKRSYAKKGEEVLKAEQFLEAIIKAPEEEWNKLLINAMTVGKGDISPDEFYAVIKKRIERTLIRTEGGSYQQRVLTEYLKGIQSRAEEIVQVLQGKP, translated from the exons ATGGCTGCATTCTTTGCCACGTCATCACCCCCATCTCTTCTTAGCTTCTCTCATTCCCACCACCATAACCAG AGTTTATTGTTGCAAAGTTGGAAAGTTGGGGCTTTTAGATTGCGGTGGCTTACACCGTTTTCTTCTAACACTTTAATGCATTGGAAGAGGAG GAGAAATTTGATCTATGCAGCCAGTCAAGGTGCTGAGGAAGCTTTCAAAAAGACCGTTGAAGTGGATAGGCTGATAGATGCACTGAGGGATGCAAATCCAAATGAA CTTCAGAAGCTTGTTGTTGAAAATGTCCTTGCTTTCAATGAAGGTTTTTGGATACGCCTTGCAGCAAGAACTGATACCTGCAAATCAGAGGATGATAAA AAAGATTATGAAGAATTGGCTATATCTGTAATGAGCATAGTGGATTGCCTTGTCCATAAGACTAAG GAAAAAATAGAGTCATCCACTGATGTTCTCAAGGAGATACTAAAACCAGTGGTTGATGAAGTGGAAGAGGTTCGCTGGCCTCCTAGAGATCCCGAGGCCCTAGTATTGATGGAGAAA GAGATAAGCCAAAGGGAACAAGAAGGGCAACTAGATGAAGGCTTTCTTTCAGAGGTCAATGCACAGCTACGGCAA GCAAAAGAAGATGGGGATAAGCCAGGGCTGGAGGCtatgttgcaaaaggttttgcAACTTTATGCTTCTAGAGTTCTCTCCAAACGTAGTTATGCGAAGAAAG GAGAagaagttttgaaggctgagcAGTTTCTCGAAGCCATAATAAAAG CTCCAGAGGAAGAATGGAACAAGCTTTTGATCAATGCAATGACTGTTGGCAAAGGGGACATCTCACCAGATGAGTTTTACGCTGTCATTAAAAAACGAATTGAGCGGACTTTGATCCGAACA GAGGGAGGATCTTACCAGCAGCGTGTTCTTACGGAGTATTTGAAAGGCATCCAATCAAGAGCGGAGGAGATTGTCCAAGTACTTCAGGGCAAGCCATAG